A region from the Candidatus Electrothrix scaldis genome encodes:
- a CDS encoding (Fe-S)-binding protein, which yields MAVIKKDELSKNVAEDPSMMTGSTPQKGWMDTPVKFRPGNYAYPTKVEKLEYLNSQQGVSFPNARVWNPEDEDWKLPANWKEIIINGLADRLDRFRSLKIFMDCCVRCGACADKCHFFLGTGDPKNMPVLRAELLRSVYRGEFTLAGKILGKMAGARKMTAGVLKEWFMYAYQCTECRRCSVFCPYGIDTAEITMMLRELLHMVGCGINWAMEPVSNSNRTGNHMGLTPQAFKGNIDFLCEDIENLTGVKVNPTFNRKGAEVLFITPSADVFAEPGLFTGMGYLLLFEAIGLDYTWSTYASEGGNFGLFTSNEMMKKLNGKMYAEAERLGVKWILGGECGHMWRVINQYMDTMNGPADFLEVPKSPITGTVFDNAASTKMVHISEFTADLIKHGKIKFDKSRNAHVKATFHDSCNTSRAMGLLEEPRYILNHVLEEWHEMPRNTIREKTFCCGSGTALNTDEIMELRMRSGLPRANAVKHVYDKHAINTLACVCAIDRATLTTLMNYWIPDVQVAGLSELVGNALVIEGENRQELDEGLRTLV from the coding sequence ATGGCCGTTATAAAAAAAGATGAGTTGTCAAAGAATGTGGCCGAAGACCCTTCGATGATGACCGGCTCTACCCCGCAGAAGGGGTGGATGGATACACCAGTAAAATTCAGGCCGGGCAACTATGCCTATCCTACCAAAGTAGAGAAACTGGAATATCTGAACAGCCAGCAGGGTGTCAGTTTCCCTAATGCCCGTGTCTGGAACCCTGAAGATGAAGACTGGAAGCTGCCAGCAAACTGGAAAGAAATTATTATCAACGGGCTGGCTGATCGTCTGGATCGCTTCCGTTCGCTAAAGATTTTCATGGATTGCTGCGTACGCTGTGGTGCCTGCGCAGATAAATGTCATTTTTTCCTGGGTACCGGTGACCCCAAAAATATGCCGGTTCTGCGAGCTGAGTTGTTGCGCTCTGTGTATCGCGGGGAATTTACCCTGGCCGGTAAAATCCTGGGTAAGATGGCTGGTGCTCGTAAGATGACCGCTGGTGTGCTGAAAGAGTGGTTCATGTACGCCTATCAGTGTACCGAGTGTCGCCGTTGCTCTGTTTTCTGTCCCTACGGTATCGACACCGCAGAAATCACCATGATGCTGCGCGAGCTGCTGCACATGGTTGGTTGCGGTATTAACTGGGCAATGGAGCCTGTTTCCAACTCCAACCGCACCGGTAACCATATGGGCCTGACCCCTCAGGCATTTAAAGGTAACATAGACTTCCTTTGTGAGGATATTGAGAACCTGACCGGCGTCAAGGTCAACCCGACCTTTAACCGGAAGGGTGCTGAAGTCCTGTTCATCACCCCGTCTGCGGATGTTTTTGCTGAACCGGGCCTCTTCACCGGTATGGGCTACCTGCTCCTGTTCGAGGCCATCGGGCTGGATTATACCTGGTCCACTTATGCCTCTGAAGGTGGTAACTTCGGTCTCTTTACCTCCAACGAGATGATGAAGAAGCTCAACGGTAAGATGTATGCAGAGGCAGAGCGTTTGGGCGTAAAATGGATCCTTGGTGGTGAGTGCGGTCATATGTGGCGCGTTATCAATCAGTATATGGATACCATGAACGGTCCTGCTGATTTCCTTGAGGTGCCCAAGTCTCCGATCACCGGCACTGTCTTTGATAATGCAGCATCCACCAAGATGGTGCATATCAGTGAGTTCACCGCTGACCTGATCAAACACGGCAAGATTAAGTTTGATAAGAGCCGGAACGCCCATGTCAAGGCGACATTCCATGATTCCTGCAACACCTCTCGTGCTATGGGCCTGCTGGAAGAGCCGCGTTACATCCTGAATCATGTCCTGGAGGAGTGGCATGAGATGCCGCGCAACACCATCCGGGAGAAGACCTTTTGCTGTGGTTCCGGTACTGCCCTGAATACGGATGAGATCATGGAGCTGCGTATGCGCTCCGGTCTGCCTCGCGCCAATGCGGTCAAGCATGTCTACGATAAGCATGCCATTAATACCTTGGCATGTGTCTGCGCCATTGACCGGGCTACCCTGACCACTCTGATGAATTACTGGATACCAGATGTGCAGGTGGCTGGCCTCAGTGAGTTAGTCGGGAATGCGTTGGTTATCGAAGGCGAAAACAGACAGGAACTTGACGAGGGTCTGCGGACTCTGGTGTAA
- the dsrM gene encoding sulfate reduction electron transfer complex DsrMKJOP subunit DsrM: MKYLFPLVAVIVLARIAWVGSTIPGMQNVFGIDVPYAALILFICGFCWRVIYWAKSPVPFKIPTTCGQGYSLSWIKRDKLEAPVNTTEVVGRMFMEIVFFRSLWRNTKANIQPGPVLTYKSTRWLWFFGILFHYSMLIIVLRHLRLFVEPVPFLIDALGALDGLTFNPTPELSVYITDVLILCGLVALLLRRFLLRPVRYISLANDYFPLFLLIGIAISGISMRYFLRSGVDIIAIKKLAVGLATFNPEITTNIAPIFYTHLFLVSCLLAYFPFSKLMHMGGVFMSPTRDMANNSRMKRHINPWNPDIKPHSYASYEDEFREDMVEQGLPVEKELEKAED; this comes from the coding sequence ATGAAGTACCTCTTCCCCTTGGTTGCAGTCATTGTCTTGGCACGAATTGCATGGGTAGGGTCCACTATTCCTGGTATGCAAAACGTGTTTGGCATTGACGTGCCCTATGCAGCCCTGATTCTATTTATCTGCGGCTTTTGCTGGCGGGTCATTTATTGGGCCAAATCGCCTGTTCCGTTTAAAATCCCGACAACTTGCGGGCAGGGTTATTCCCTGTCCTGGATTAAGCGAGACAAACTGGAGGCCCCGGTAAACACAACTGAGGTTGTTGGCCGGATGTTCATGGAAATTGTTTTTTTTCGTTCCTTGTGGCGGAATACCAAGGCGAACATTCAGCCCGGTCCTGTCCTGACCTATAAATCAACCCGGTGGCTCTGGTTTTTCGGTATTCTCTTCCATTACAGCATGCTGATCATCGTGCTTCGTCATCTGCGTCTCTTTGTTGAGCCGGTACCCTTTTTGATCGACGCATTGGGTGCTCTGGATGGATTGACTTTTAATCCTACCCCTGAACTTTCTGTCTATATTACAGATGTTCTGATTCTTTGCGGCCTGGTAGCTCTCCTGCTCCGGCGTTTCCTTCTTCGTCCTGTTCGCTACATCTCTTTAGCTAATGACTACTTTCCCTTGTTCCTGCTGATCGGTATTGCCATCTCCGGTATCTCCATGCGCTACTTCCTGCGCAGCGGGGTGGATATCATCGCTATCAAAAAGCTGGCTGTGGGGCTAGCCACCTTCAATCCAGAAATCACCACGAATATCGCGCCAATCTTCTACACGCATCTTTTTCTGGTTTCCTGTCTGCTGGCTTACTTCCCCTTTTCCAAATTGATGCATATGGGTGGGGTGTTCATGAGCCCGACCCGGGATATGGCGAATAATAGTAGAATGAAGCGCCATATTAATCCTTGGAACCCTGATATCAAACCGCACTCTTATGCTTCCTATGAGGATGAATTCCGTGAGGATATGGTTGAACAGGGCCTCCCGGTTGAAAAGGAACTTGAGAAGGCTGAGGACTGA
- a CDS encoding RsbRD N-terminal domain-containing protein, whose amino-acid sequence MNLLEALKSKEKKIIDTWVERTLDSYQSADFFKQTKDQFDNPVGANIRAGLTKVFHLMVSEDEPQDFAEPLDQVVRIRAVQDFTAAQAVAPLLELKWVVRQVLSADNTCRSLVTELAPFDRDVDRIALMAFDIYMNCRDRLYQARIRELKSGSYILTDSSCASAAVRENLQDIASLSGK is encoded by the coding sequence ATGAATCTGCTTGAAGCGCTGAAAAGTAAAGAAAAAAAAATAATAGATACCTGGGTGGAAAGGACGCTGGACTCCTATCAGTCAGCGGATTTCTTCAAGCAGACCAAGGATCAGTTTGATAATCCTGTTGGTGCGAATATTCGAGCTGGATTGACCAAGGTTTTTCATCTGATGGTCTCAGAGGATGAGCCACAGGACTTTGCTGAGCCCCTTGATCAGGTTGTTCGGATTCGCGCAGTGCAGGATTTCACCGCCGCGCAGGCAGTTGCGCCGCTCCTTGAGCTGAAATGGGTAGTGAGGCAGGTTCTTTCTGCGGATAATACATGTCGTTCTCTCGTCACCGAGCTTGCCCCTTTTGACCGTGACGTCGACAGGATTGCTCTGATGGCCTTTGATATTTATATGAATTGCCGGGACCGGTTGTATCAGGCCCGCATTCGTGAGTTGAAAAGCGGTAGTTATATTTTAACGGACTCTTCCTGCGCCTCTGCGGCTGTCCGGGAAAATTTGCAGGACATAGCCTCCTTATCAGGGAAATAA
- a CDS encoding carboxy terminal-processing peptidase → MRIHRLVSSLLLAFLLTGVSAYGKVMPVEFDRGRNRLIAAMLRSQLSAQHFDHKPFDEQMSKEAYKLYLSQLDPKKQFLLAADVKELDRYTDRIDDEISNGHITLPDMGMKLLNKQVEKVSGIIKEVMAAGFSPNKEDYLQTDPEKLAAAADEAELRDRWRRSLKLEVLDSYLEAVEKENKKREKKGEVLLDAEGEQVDETLWAEAMKKVQKKTDAYLERLLKVTRQEHYNRYFDAVARSFDPHTNYMAPTSKEDFDIHMSGSLEGIGALLREDDGHIKVVRVIPGSAAEAQGQLQAEDVIMSVSESDGEPVDISSMSIREAVSYIRGPKGTEVRLTVSRPDGARLVIPIVRDVVRLEETYVKSTVIKDDKGGKIGYVKIPSFYRDFSAGRLGKDGRNVTDDTRAELNKLKKERIHGLILDLRNNGGGSLSDAVNVSGLFLPGGPMVQVKNSQGVIRVLEDKDRGVVYDGPMIVLINQFAASASEIFAAAMQDYGRALVVGGAHTHGKGTVQALLDMNRNLPLLHLKKYDDLGALKVTIQKFYRVNGSSTQYKGVVPDVVLPSMLDYLETGEQYMDNSLPWDTVAEVAHPLWHGSRFDLERVKEQSRRYVARSKRFQKIKEESLKAKKRKEETKVPVYLAGVIKERKELEQARKEARDAGVLADEEDDDEQEKQGEKSLDEKLSHDLYVDLAVFLMENSKNVELTAGANN, encoded by the coding sequence ATGCGTATCCATCGTTTGGTTTCGAGTTTACTACTGGCCTTTCTGCTGACCGGGGTGTCAGCATACGGCAAGGTAATGCCGGTGGAATTCGACCGAGGTCGTAACCGCCTTATTGCCGCAATGCTGCGGAGTCAACTTTCTGCTCAGCATTTTGATCATAAGCCTTTTGATGAGCAGATGTCCAAAGAGGCCTATAAACTCTATCTCAGTCAACTGGATCCTAAAAAACAGTTTCTCCTGGCTGCTGATGTGAAGGAGTTGGATCGATATACCGATAGGATTGATGACGAGATCAGTAACGGTCATATCACCCTGCCTGATATGGGCATGAAGCTCCTGAATAAGCAAGTTGAAAAGGTCTCAGGCATAATTAAGGAGGTCATGGCTGCGGGTTTTTCTCCGAATAAGGAAGACTACCTTCAGACTGATCCTGAAAAGCTGGCTGCTGCGGCAGACGAAGCCGAGCTGAGAGATCGTTGGCGGCGCTCTTTGAAGCTGGAAGTCCTGGATTCATACCTGGAAGCAGTTGAGAAAGAAAATAAAAAGCGGGAAAAAAAGGGCGAAGTGCTGTTAGACGCTGAAGGCGAGCAGGTGGATGAAACGCTTTGGGCTGAGGCAATGAAGAAGGTCCAGAAGAAAACCGATGCCTATCTGGAACGGCTCCTCAAGGTCACTCGTCAGGAACATTATAATAGGTACTTTGATGCGGTTGCCCGTTCCTTTGACCCGCATACCAATTATATGGCTCCGACTTCAAAGGAAGATTTTGATATCCACATGAGCGGCTCTCTGGAAGGTATCGGAGCCCTGTTGCGTGAGGATGACGGGCATATCAAGGTAGTTCGCGTTATCCCTGGCAGTGCCGCAGAGGCCCAGGGGCAGCTTCAGGCCGAAGATGTTATCATGTCGGTCTCAGAGAGCGATGGAGAACCGGTGGATATTTCCTCCATGAGTATTCGGGAGGCTGTCTCGTATATCCGTGGTCCCAAGGGGACTGAAGTTCGCCTGACCGTGAGCAGGCCTGATGGTGCCCGCCTGGTTATTCCTATTGTACGTGACGTGGTACGACTGGAGGAAACCTATGTGAAATCCACTGTTATTAAAGATGATAAGGGTGGGAAGATTGGTTATGTAAAAATTCCCAGCTTTTATCGTGATTTTTCTGCGGGACGACTGGGCAAGGATGGTCGTAATGTCACCGATGATACGCGTGCAGAGCTGAATAAGTTAAAAAAGGAAAGGATCCACGGCCTTATTCTCGATTTGCGGAATAACGGTGGCGGCTCCTTGAGTGATGCGGTGAATGTCTCTGGTCTCTTTTTACCTGGTGGCCCTATGGTGCAGGTGAAAAACTCCCAGGGAGTTATTCGTGTGCTTGAGGATAAGGATCGGGGCGTTGTCTATGACGGTCCCATGATCGTTCTTATCAATCAATTTGCAGCATCTGCATCAGAGATTTTTGCCGCTGCCATGCAGGATTACGGTCGCGCCTTGGTTGTTGGTGGAGCGCACACGCACGGAAAGGGCACAGTGCAGGCCCTGCTGGATATGAATCGTAATCTCCCCTTACTTCATCTGAAAAAGTATGATGATTTGGGGGCCTTAAAGGTTACTATCCAGAAATTTTACCGGGTAAACGGCAGCTCAACCCAATATAAGGGGGTTGTGCCGGACGTGGTCCTACCCAGCATGCTGGATTATCTGGAGACAGGCGAACAGTACATGGATAATTCCCTGCCGTGGGATACTGTTGCAGAGGTTGCCCATCCATTATGGCATGGCTCTCGTTTTGATCTGGAAAGGGTCAAGGAGCAGAGTCGCAGGTATGTGGCAAGAAGCAAACGATTCCAGAAGATCAAAGAGGAAAGCCTGAAGGCAAAGAAGCGGAAAGAAGAAACCAAGGTCCCTGTGTATCTGGCTGGCGTTATCAAGGAACGAAAAGAGCTTGAGCAGGCAAGAAAAGAGGCTCGGGATGCCGGAGTACTTGCTGACGAGGAGGATGACGATGAGCAGGAGAAACAAGGTGAGAAAAGTCTGGACGAGAAGCTTTCTCATGATCTTTATGTGGACCTGGCTGTTTTTCTGATGGAAAACTCCAAAAACGTAGAGCTGACTGCCGGGGCTAATAACTAA
- the yedF gene encoding sulfurtransferase-like selenium metabolism protein YedF, protein MCFMFWNKKVLRVDCRGLSCPQPVLATKEALDAGNRLLEVVVDNEAAKNNVTRFLQDRNCTVTSSEPENGCWTLSVKAGRVCRRNQASAENYSCASAKSGGLIYVLSSASMGHGNADLGWALLQTYVQTIHKISPLPEKILLYNEGVRLVAEETGALKALEQLQEQGVEILACGTCLNFYELTTSLRVGRITDMYEIMNTVNNAAKVVSPY, encoded by the coding sequence ATGTGTTTTATGTTTTGGAATAAGAAAGTGCTTCGGGTGGATTGTCGGGGCCTGAGTTGTCCCCAGCCTGTCCTTGCCACCAAGGAGGCTTTAGATGCGGGAAACCGTTTGCTTGAGGTTGTGGTGGATAATGAAGCTGCGAAGAATAATGTCACCCGCTTTTTGCAGGACAGAAATTGCACCGTGACTAGCTCTGAGCCTGAAAATGGTTGCTGGACCTTGTCTGTCAAGGCAGGTCGCGTGTGTCGCAGAAATCAGGCCTCAGCTGAGAACTACAGCTGTGCTTCGGCCAAAAGTGGCGGTTTGATCTATGTTCTTTCCTCAGCCTCAATGGGGCATGGAAATGCTGACCTTGGCTGGGCCTTGCTCCAGACCTATGTGCAGACCATCCATAAAATCAGCCCGCTGCCGGAGAAAATCTTGCTCTATAATGAAGGCGTGCGTTTGGTGGCTGAGGAGACAGGTGCCTTAAAGGCTTTAGAGCAGCTTCAGGAGCAAGGGGTAGAGATCCTTGCCTGTGGCACCTGTTTGAACTTTTATGAACTCACCACCTCTCTCAGGGTCGGCAGAATCACCGATATGTATGAGATTATGAACACGGTGAATAATGCCGCGAAAGTGGTCAGTCCCTATTGA
- the gatB gene encoding Asp-tRNA(Asn)/Glu-tRNA(Gln) amidotransferase subunit GatB, which translates to MEFETVIGLEVHAQMKTKSKIFCGCSTEFGAPPNTHTCPVCLGMPGSLPVLNKQVVENGIKLALATDSTINKENRFARKNYFYPDLPKGYQISQFELPIAEHGQLEIEVDGQKKTIGITRAHMEEDAGKLVHDDLEPNSYVDLNRTGTPLLEIVSEPDLRSPEEAVAYLKKLHGIVRYLDICDGNMQEGSFRCDANISLRPKGQEEFGTRTELKNMNSFRNVQLALEYEERRQRDVLLDGGSVTQATLLWNPDANRTEAMRGKEEAHDYRYFPDPDLVPVQIDEDWIERVQGELPELAGERKQRFMDDMGLPEDVAATLTSSRDLADFFEQVCTEYNNPKKVSNFITTELLREYSPEQINDCPVSSPQLAALLQMVEKNTISGKIAKTVFAEMLESGDDPEKIVKDKGLVQMSDEGELVAIVREIIDANPEQAQQFRDGKTKVMGFFVGQLMQKTKGKANPQMANKLFAQELS; encoded by the coding sequence ATGGAATTTGAAACCGTGATCGGGCTGGAAGTCCATGCCCAGATGAAGACCAAGAGTAAGATATTCTGCGGCTGTTCCACCGAGTTCGGTGCGCCGCCCAACACCCATACCTGTCCTGTCTGCCTGGGAATGCCCGGCTCGTTGCCGGTGCTGAATAAACAGGTGGTGGAAAACGGCATCAAGCTGGCCCTGGCCACGGATTCCACCATTAATAAGGAAAACCGTTTTGCCCGCAAGAATTATTTCTATCCAGATCTGCCCAAGGGCTATCAGATCTCCCAGTTTGAGTTGCCCATTGCCGAGCACGGTCAGTTGGAGATAGAAGTTGATGGACAGAAAAAGACTATCGGCATTACCCGTGCCCACATGGAGGAGGATGCGGGGAAGCTGGTCCATGATGATCTGGAGCCCAACAGCTATGTGGACCTGAACCGCACTGGCACCCCGCTGCTGGAGATCGTCAGTGAGCCCGACCTTCGTTCGCCGGAAGAGGCTGTGGCCTATCTGAAAAAGCTGCACGGCATTGTCCGCTATCTGGACATCTGCGACGGCAATATGCAGGAGGGCAGTTTTCGCTGCGATGCCAATATTTCTCTGCGTCCCAAGGGGCAGGAGGAGTTTGGTACGCGCACGGAGCTGAAGAATATGAACTCGTTCCGTAATGTCCAGCTGGCCCTGGAATATGAGGAGCGCAGGCAGCGGGACGTTCTCCTGGACGGAGGTTCTGTTACCCAGGCCACTTTGCTCTGGAATCCTGATGCAAACCGAACCGAGGCTATGCGGGGTAAGGAAGAGGCGCACGATTATCGTTACTTCCCGGACCCGGATCTGGTGCCGGTGCAGATTGACGAAGACTGGATCGAACGAGTACAGGGCGAGTTGCCCGAGCTGGCCGGAGAACGGAAGCAACGTTTCATGGATGATATGGGGCTACCCGAAGATGTGGCTGCAACTCTGACCTCATCCCGTGATCTGGCTGATTTCTTTGAGCAGGTCTGCACGGAATATAATAATCCGAAAAAGGTGAGTAACTTCATCACCACCGAGTTGCTCAGGGAATACAGTCCTGAGCAGATTAATGACTGCCCGGTATCTTCTCCGCAATTGGCAGCCCTGCTCCAGATGGTGGAGAAAAACACTATCTCCGGCAAGATTGCCAAGACCGTGTTTGCGGAAATGTTGGAGTCCGGCGATGATCCGGAAAAGATCGTTAAAGACAAAGGCCTGGTGCAGATGAGCGACGAGGGTGAGCTGGTCGCCATTGTCCGCGAAATCATTGACGCCAATCCTGAGCAGGCCCAGCAATTCCGGGATGGAAAGACCAAGGTTATGGGCTTCTTTGTCGGTCAGCTGATGCAGAAGACTAAGGGCAAGGCCAATCCGCAGATGGCAAATAAGCTCTTTGCCCAGGAGTTGAGTTAA
- a CDS encoding Uma2 family endonuclease, with the protein MNWQEVCADPHLHNLPYKIELNEQGQIIMTPVRLYHSAWQGEIIRWLLRLTDSGKALPEVAIATAQGTKVADVVWCSDTLWRQIKHEAESPVAPEICVEVLSPTNTADEMLRKRMLYLAHGAEEVWLCSKDGTMQFFSADGALERSGLVPQFPTHLEL; encoded by the coding sequence ATGAACTGGCAGGAAGTCTGCGCAGATCCGCATTTGCATAATCTGCCATACAAAATTGAACTCAATGAGCAGGGGCAGATTATTATGACTCCGGTGCGCTTGTATCACTCCGCCTGGCAAGGCGAAATTATCCGGTGGCTGCTCCGTCTGACAGACAGCGGCAAAGCCTTACCTGAAGTCGCCATTGCCACAGCACAGGGCACCAAGGTCGCTGATGTGGTCTGGTGTTCCGACACATTGTGGCGGCAGATCAAGCACGAGGCAGAAAGTCCGGTTGCCCCGGAAATCTGCGTGGAGGTGCTGTCTCCAACCAACACAGCGGATGAAATGCTTCGCAAGAGAATGTTGTATCTGGCTCATGGTGCGGAAGAAGTCTGGCTCTGCTCTAAGGACGGGACAATGCAATTTTTCTCTGCTGATGGAGCTCTTGAGCGTTCCGGCCTTGTTCCGCAGTTTCCAACACATCTTGAACTGTAA
- a CDS encoding DUF4393 domain-containing protein: MSEIIKAAGDNPNVKEAGNNLGQTAVTLTKLVNNALLPLAAFNFGCEKARIYFQGKFQQDLSEKVAKIPEEDIVEPKASIAGPALQGLAFTHEEQSLKDMYLNLLATAMDGRVSTTAHPAFVEIIRQLDGRDAELVRYILQSSAAFPIVQLHSATKGQKGYTIVATHLLHLLDDTSEYPVEDPQLPAMIDNWSRLGLVEVDYSKEINRPTIYDWVETRPEFIRLRKEHEDEKVKFTYQKGLIVRTQFGQQFAATVGLLS; this comes from the coding sequence GTGAGTGAGATCATCAAGGCTGCTGGAGATAATCCGAATGTCAAGGAAGCGGGTAATAACCTTGGACAGACGGCAGTCACTCTGACTAAGCTCGTTAATAATGCCTTGTTGCCATTAGCAGCATTCAACTTTGGCTGTGAGAAGGCACGTATATACTTCCAAGGGAAATTCCAGCAAGACCTTAGCGAGAAAGTTGCTAAGATACCTGAAGAGGATATTGTTGAACCCAAGGCATCCATTGCCGGGCCAGCCTTGCAGGGATTGGCATTTACTCATGAAGAGCAGAGTCTCAAAGATATGTACCTTAATCTGCTTGCCACAGCAATGGATGGCCGGGTCTCAACAACGGCTCACCCAGCTTTTGTCGAGATTATCAGGCAATTGGATGGCAGGGATGCAGAATTAGTGCGTTATATCCTGCAATCAAGTGCGGCGTTCCCTATTGTTCAGCTTCATAGTGCCACTAAAGGACAAAAAGGTTACACAATTGTCGCTACCCATCTTCTCCATCTTCTGGATGATACATCGGAATACCCTGTTGAGGATCCACAATTACCAGCTATGATTGATAACTGGAGTAGGTTAGGTTTAGTCGAGGTAGACTATAGTAAGGAGATTAACCGACCAACAATATATGATTGGGTTGAAACTCGTCCTGAATTCATCAGGCTGCGTAAGGAACATGAAGACGAGAAGGTAAAGTTCACATATCAAAAAGGCTTGATAGTTCGTACACAGTTTGGTCAGCAGTTCGCAGCGACTGTTGGTCTGTTGTCGTAG
- the rdgC gene encoding recombination-associated protein RdgC has protein sequence MGLLSGTASFTRFAVEGEVPENFWDFVAQRVAEHSFQDIDDTIDEYSIGWVSVADMFDSGFAYSSYAAGDYVVLSLRIDERKVVPAVLKKFIAKEESRIRQDQGIRRLSRSVRLEIKERIRAELVRKSPPIPAVYELCWNLSSNTLLFFSNSRKAIALLEDLFKETFDLSLLMQIPWTTALHQVDQETAEKLANLQPALLI, from the coding sequence ATGGGACTACTATCAGGAACTGCCTCGTTCACCCGTTTTGCGGTGGAAGGTGAGGTGCCGGAGAATTTTTGGGATTTTGTTGCCCAGCGGGTGGCGGAACACTCCTTTCAGGATATTGACGATACCATTGATGAGTATTCCATTGGTTGGGTCTCTGTGGCAGATATGTTTGATAGTGGCTTCGCTTACAGTTCTTACGCTGCCGGTGATTATGTAGTTCTGTCTCTGCGTATTGATGAGCGTAAGGTTGTCCCGGCTGTCCTAAAAAAATTCATTGCAAAGGAAGAATCTCGTATCAGGCAGGACCAAGGGATACGTCGGTTGAGCCGGAGTGTTCGTCTGGAGATTAAGGAACGAATCCGGGCGGAGCTGGTGCGCAAATCTCCGCCCATCCCGGCAGTGTATGAACTCTGCTGGAACCTTTCCAGCAATACCTTGCTCTTCTTTTCTAATAGTCGTAAAGCTATTGCCCTGCTGGAAGATTTGTTTAAGGAGACTTTTGACCTGTCCTTACTTATGCAGATACCTTGGACAACTGCCCTACATCAGGTGGATCAGGAAACAGCGGAGAAACTTGCCAATCTGCAACCGGCATTACTCATTTAA
- a CDS encoding site-specific integrase, giving the protein MGDWAIQYLDYSKLKHSKKTYEEKQRAFRSFFQFVDRLMPVDALHKRNVLDHLSAQAQARSGYAANKERKNFVAAWNWAAQYIPGFPAQNPFLVERFSEERSARYVPPEKDFWKVYDQAESEQDRIMLLCFLHLAARRNEIFMLRTEDVDLSEKRVRLYTRKRKDGSRCYDWVPLSSKLHKELSVYMLTVTGEWVFPDPRYGSPYVARQRWLSRLCQKAEVPKFGLHAIRHLSASILIKNKVSAFDVQTILRHKKISTTERYIHRLESVRSAVEVF; this is encoded by the coding sequence TTGGGTGATTGGGCTATTCAGTATCTTGATTACTCCAAGCTCAAGCATTCAAAGAAAACATATGAGGAAAAACAACGTGCCTTCCGTTCGTTTTTTCAATTTGTTGACCGCCTTATGCCTGTTGATGCTTTGCATAAGAGGAATGTCCTTGACCATCTTTCCGCTCAGGCTCAAGCCCGTTCTGGCTATGCAGCCAATAAGGAGCGTAAGAATTTTGTCGCGGCCTGGAATTGGGCAGCACAGTATATACCGGGCTTTCCTGCACAGAATCCTTTCCTCGTTGAGCGTTTTTCTGAGGAGCGCAGCGCACGTTATGTTCCTCCTGAAAAAGATTTTTGGAAGGTCTACGATCAGGCTGAATCAGAACAGGATAGAATCATGTTGCTTTGTTTTTTGCACCTGGCTGCCCGCCGCAATGAAATATTCATGCTGCGGACAGAAGACGTTGACCTTTCTGAGAAGAGGGTACGGCTTTATACCAGGAAAAGAAAGGACGGCTCCCGCTGTTATGATTGGGTTCCTTTGAGTTCCAAACTGCATAAGGAGCTTTCTGTATATATGCTCACTGTTACCGGAGAATGGGTTTTCCCTGATCCGCGTTATGGCTCTCCTTATGTTGCCCGCCAGCGTTGGCTTTCTCGGCTCTGTCAAAAAGCTGAGGTTCCGAAGTTCGGATTGCATGCTATCCGGCATCTTTCGGCCTCAATTTTGATTAAAAATAAAGTTTCCGCCTTTGATGTTCAAACCATTCTCAGGCATAAGAAAATTTCAACGACTGAACGCTATATTCACCGATTGGAGAGTGTGCGTTCAGCAGTGGAGGTATTTTGA